ACCGGGTCGAATGCGGAAAGAACGATTGCTTCCGGAGTATCATCAACAACGATTTCCACACCGGTGGCTGCTTCCAAAGCACGGATATTACGTCCTTCACGTCCGATGATACGTCCTTTGATTTCATCCGATTCGATATGGAATACCGTTACGGAGTTTTCTATTGCAGTTTCCGTAGCTACCCGTTGGATAGACTGGATAACGATACGTTTTGCTTCTTTGCTGGCAGTCAGTTTGGCATCATCCATAATATCGTTGATGAATGATTGAGCCTGCGTTTTAGCTTCTTCTTTCAGTGATTCTACCAGACGTTCTTTTGCTTCTTCGGCAGACAGTCCGGAGATTGTTTCCAGTTTCTCGATTTCCTGCTGTTGCAGTTTGTCCAGTTCCTCTTTCTTCTTGTCAACAATAACAAGCTGCGCTTCCAGGTTTTCTTTTACAGCCTCGGCTTCCATTTTCTTGCGCTGGATTTCCTCCTGACGCTGGCTGAGTACCATTTCACGCTGTTTCAATTTGTTTTCCGCCTGCTGGATCTTCTGATTACGCAGTGCCACTTCCTTTTCCAAATCCGCCTTTTTGTTCAGGAATTTCTCCTTCACTTCCAGCAGCTTGTTTTTCTTAATTACTTCAGCTTCCGTCTCCGCTTCTTTCAGGACGTTGTCGTATTTGGATTTCAGTGCATACCGGAATAGTATGTATGAAAGTAATCCTCCTACGATGAAGCAAGCAATTGCTGTTGCTATTATTGCTATCATTCTACATTTAATTTAAGTATATAAATAAAAACGCACCGCCAAATATCCAAGCAGGGCTTTGCTTGGATATTGTGCAGTGCGTGGTTGTTTCTCTCTTATCAGCGAATGGCCGGTCGTTCTTATTCCTCTTTAAAATAATCTTCCAGCAATTCAGTTAGTTCTTTTACCTTCTCCACATAGGGGCTGGTATCGTTACGTTGCATTAATTGCAGTTTCTCTAACGAGAACTGATAGGCTACCATGGCAATAATTTTTTCCGGTTCCAGATTTTTGTATACTTCCCGGTACTTATTAAGCCTGATATTTACCTGCTTGGCGGCTTCCCGTACCGTTTGTTCTTCCTCTCGGTTGATGGTTAACGGGTAGTTTGAGTCTGCTATTTGCAGGTTTATTTTTATCTTATCGTTCATACATCTCCTTCTTTATTCATTCAACAAAGCGATGCATTTATCGACTTCACGCACTAATTTTGACAATCGCAACTTCGTCTCTTTTACGTCGCTGCCGTTAAGGGTGATTGCCGTAGCTGTCTTTAGGTTCGTATAGCTGACTTCCAATTCATCGTATTGAGCCTGTACCTTCTCATTTTTTAGCTTTTCCATATCAAGAAGCTTCTTCAATTCGGCATTTTCACGCTTTAATTCATCGTGGATATATATCAAATGCCGTAGTTGCGTTTCAAAGGTTTTCAATAACTTTTTTTCTTCTTCTGTCATCACTACACCAAAATTGTACACAAAAATACGATTAACTCTGATATTACAAAAACTTTTCGGGATAAAATGTTCTTTTTAGTTCAAAATAGTATATTCGGTATCTATTGTTAATGGTATTTTGAGCAGATTTTGTACTGTATTGAATTGTCATTTTCCTTCTTTATTAATAAATATAGGTATGGGTCATTTTGGCGGAATCTGTTTTGAGATGAATGATTGTGATATTGAAGTGACCAACACATCAGAAGAAAAAAATATTTATATCTTTGCAAAGTTTCTAGTGACGTAAGAATAGTGACATAAGAAACAGTAATAGTAATCTATTTTTGGAAACGTATTATGTTGAAGATATTAGTAACCTACGCCGTCCAAGGCGAATTTGTGGAAATAAAGTGGCCTGATGTAGAACCTTATTACATCCGCACAGGTATTGGTAAAGTAAAATCAGCCTTTCATCTGGCTGAGGCTATTCGTCAGGTGCAACCCGACTTGGTTTTAAATATCGGAAGTGCGGGGACTGTCAATCATCAGGTTGGGGATATTTTTGTCTGCCGGAAGTTTGTAGACCGTGATATGCAGAAGCTGGCAGGTCTGGGAATCGAATGCGAAATCGATTCTGCAGCTTTGCTCGAAGCGAAAGGTTATTGCAGGCACTGGACGGAGAATGGAACTTGTAATACGGGGGATAGCTTCCTGACAGAACTGACTCACGTCAGCGGAGACGTAGTAGATATGGAAGCCTATGCACAAGCATTTGTCTGCCGTGCCAAGGAAATTCCGTTTATCTCCGTAAAATATGTAACCGATATTATTGGGCAGAACTCCGTAAAACATTGGGAAGATAAACTGGCAGATGCCCGTCAGGGACTTTCCAACTATCTTAATGTCTTGAAAGAGAGAATATGATAAGTGACCCCTGCGGCAATCAACCCCAAGAGAATTTTTACCCATAGCAGAGGAATGAGGAAGAAGATACAATATAGCATTGTTCCCCACATCAGCACAAGTGAGATAACTTTGGCTCGGAGCGGAATTGCTTTATTCTCGCGGAAGTTACGGATATAAGGACCGAAGTGCCGGTGATTCAGTAACCAGTTATATAATCGTGGCGAACCCTTGAAATAAAGGGCGGCTGTGAGTAACAGAAAAGGAGTCGTGGGCAACAACGGCAGAAAGATACCGAGAATGCCGAGTGCCAGGGAGATGCTTCCTAAAATGATACAGAGAGTTTTCATGCAGCAAAGATAGTGTAAAAACAGGAAAAAAACATCGGATTTGCTGAATGGAAACTCTTTTTATATTACCTTTGTCATTGCATCGAGGTGACATTAGATGCATATAACCTAAAAAAAGACGTATAACAATGTTTACAGTAATCAAACGTTTGGAGATATCGGCTTCTCATAAGCTGGTGCTCCCGTATCGCAGCAAATGCGCCAGTCTACACGGTCACAACTGGATTATCACTGTCTACTGCCGTTCGGCACGACTCAATGCAGACGGTATGGTGGTAGATTTCACCCGTATTAAAGAAGTGGTCATGGAAAAACTCGACCACCAGAACCTGAATGAAGTACTCCCGTTCAATCCCACCGCAGAGAATATTGCCCGCTGGGTGTGCAAACAGATCCCGCAATGCTATAAAGTAGAGGTACAGGAGTCGGAAGGCAATATTGTCATTTACGAGAAGGACACTGTAAAAGACAATGCCTCGAATGATGTAAAAGACCATTCGGAAGATAAGGAAGAATAAACCATAGCGGACAAAACAAATTAGTGAACGATGAGAAAGATTAATGAAATCTTTTACAGTTTGCAGGGGGAGGGATATTATACCGGGACTCCTGCTATTTTCATCCGTTTCTCCGGATGTAACCTGAAATGTAGCTTTTGCGACACACAGCATGAAGAAGGAACAATGATGACCGATGATGAAATCATCGCCGAAGTTAAGAAATATCCTGCCGTAACCGTTGTCCTTACGGGAGGCGAACCTTCCCTTTGGATAGACGCCACCTTGATCGACCGCTTGCATGAAGCCGGTAAATACGTGACCGTAGAAACCAACGGTACGAACCCCTTGCCCGAATCTGTCGACTGGGTGACTTGCTCGCCCAAACAAGGCGTGGAGCTGAAGATCAACCGGATCGATGAAGTGAAAGTAGTCTACGAAGGACAAGATATCAGTATTTTTGAACTACTTCCCGCCGAACATTTTTTCCTCCAGCCTTGTTCTTGTATTAATACTGCTGATACGGTGGATTGCGTCATGCGACATCCCAAATGGAGACTCAGCCTGCAAACGCACAAACTAATTGATATCCGCTAGACACATAGGCGGATGTAGCAGAGGATGCTTATAATTTTTACATAATATATTATGAAAGTAGGTTTGTTTATTCCTTGTTATATCAATGCTATTTATCCCAATGTAGGGGTGGCATCGTATAGACTATTGAAAAGTTTGGGAGTAGACGTCGATTATCCGTTGGATCAGACCTGTTGCGGACAGCCAATGGCAAATGCCGGTTTTGAAGGTGAATCGGCTAAGTTGGCGCTCCGTTTTGACGACCTGTTCCGGGAGTACGATTATATCGTCGGTCCCTCGGCCAGTTGTGTGGCTTTTGTGAAAGAGAATCATCCCGGTATTTTGAAGAAAGAAGGGCACGTTTGCCAAAGTGCGGGAAAGATTTATGACCTCTGTGATTTTATTCACGATGTGATAAAACCGTCGAAACTGCCTGCACGCTTTCCGCATAAGGTCAGCATACACAACAGTTGTCACGGCGTGCGCGAATTGTTTAATTCCGCTCCGAGCGAGTTGAATATCCCTTATTACAATAAGTTGCGTGATTTGCTAAATCTTGTGGAAGGTATCGAAGTCTTTGAACCGAGCCATATTGACGAGTGCTGCGGCTTCGGGGGAATGTTTGCGGTAGAAGAACAGGCGGTATCCGTCTGCATGGGACGTGACAAGGTGAAAGACCATATAGCTACCGGAGCCGAATACATTGTCGGGGCGGACAGTTCCTGCCTGATGCACATGCAAGGCGTCATCGAACGGGAACATCTGCCGATTAGAATTATCCATATAGTAGAAATCTTAGCGTCGCAATCATGAGTACCAGACATTCAAAGGCTGCCGAGAAATTCTTGCAGGACAGCAAAATGGCAGCATGGCATAATGAAACTCTTTGGCTGGTCCGTGCCAAAAGGGATAAGATGAGCAAGGAAGTTCCCGAATGGGAGGAACTGCGCAACAAGGCTTGTGAGTTGAAACTATATTCCAACAGCCACCTCGAAGAACTTTTACTGGAATTTGAGAAGAATGCCACCGCCAACGGAGCAATCGTTCATTGGGCGAAAGATGCCGATGAATATTGTGCCATTGTCTACGAGATTCTGAACGAACATAATGTGCGTCATTTTATCAAGAGCAAGTCTATGCTTGCCGAAGAATGCGGACTGAACCCCTTTTTAATGGAGCGCGGCATTGACGTCGTGGAATCCGATCTGGGCGAACGTATCCTTCAACTGATGCATCTTGAACCGAGCCACATCGTCCTGCCCGCCATTCACATCAAACGCGAGCAAGTGGGCGAACTTTTTGAAAAGGAAATGGGTACGGAGAAAGGAAACTTCGACCCGACTTACCTGACGCACGCTGCCCGCAAGAACCTGCGCCACCTTTTCCTGAATGCGGAAGCAGCCATGACGGGCGCGAACTTTGCCGTGGCCTCTACCGGTGATATCGTGGTCTGTACCAATGAAGGAAATGCCGATATGGGGACTTCTTTCCCGAAACTGAATATCGCCGCCTTCGGTATGGAAAAGATTGTGCCGGATTTGGACGCTTTGGGGGTATTTACCCGACTGCTTGCCCGTTCGGCTACCGGACAGCCGGTGACCACCTATACTTCTCATTACCGTCGTCCCCGCGAAGGCGGTGAATACCATATTATCATCGTGGATAACGGCCGCAGTACCATACTTTCCAAGCCGGACCACATCAAGACATTGAACTGCATCCGTTGCGGTGCATGCATGAATACCTGTCCGGTATATCGCCGGAGTGGGGGATACTCTTACACCTACTTTATTCCCGGGCCTATCG
The nucleotide sequence above comes from Bacteroides caccae. Encoded proteins:
- a CDS encoding cell division protein ZapA; this translates as MNDKIKINLQIADSNYPLTINREEEQTVREAAKQVNIRLNKYREVYKNLEPEKIIAMVAYQFSLEKLQLMQRNDTSPYVEKVKELTELLEDYFKEE
- a CDS encoding 6-pyruvoyl trahydropterin synthase family protein: MFTVIKRLEISASHKLVLPYRSKCASLHGHNWIITVYCRSARLNADGMVVDFTRIKEVVMEKLDHQNLNEVLPFNPTAENIARWVCKQIPQCYKVEVQESEGNIVIYEKDTVKDNASNDVKDHSEDKEE
- a CDS encoding 5'-methylthioadenosine/S-adenosylhomocysteine nucleosidase family protein, producing MLKILVTYAVQGEFVEIKWPDVEPYYIRTGIGKVKSAFHLAEAIRQVQPDLVLNIGSAGTVNHQVGDIFVCRKFVDRDMQKLAGLGIECEIDSAALLEAKGYCRHWTENGTCNTGDSFLTELTHVSGDVVDMEAYAQAFVCRAKEIPFISVKYVTDIIGQNSVKHWEDKLADARQGLSNYLNVLKERI
- a CDS encoding (Fe-S)-binding protein; amino-acid sequence: MKVGLFIPCYINAIYPNVGVASYRLLKSLGVDVDYPLDQTCCGQPMANAGFEGESAKLALRFDDLFREYDYIVGPSASCVAFVKENHPGILKKEGHVCQSAGKIYDLCDFIHDVIKPSKLPARFPHKVSIHNSCHGVRELFNSAPSELNIPYYNKLRDLLNLVEGIEVFEPSHIDECCGFGGMFAVEEQAVSVCMGRDKVKDHIATGAEYIVGADSSCLMHMQGVIEREHLPIRIIHIVEILASQS
- a CDS encoding lactate utilization protein B, with product MSTRHSKAAEKFLQDSKMAAWHNETLWLVRAKRDKMSKEVPEWEELRNKACELKLYSNSHLEELLLEFEKNATANGAIVHWAKDADEYCAIVYEILNEHNVRHFIKSKSMLAEECGLNPFLMERGIDVVESDLGERILQLMHLEPSHIVLPAIHIKREQVGELFEKEMGTEKGNFDPTYLTHAARKNLRHLFLNAEAAMTGANFAVASTGDIVVCTNEGNADMGTSFPKLNIAAFGMEKIVPDLDALGVFTRLLARSATGQPVTTYTSHYRRPREGGEYHIIIVDNGRSTILSKPDHIKTLNCIRCGACMNTCPVYRRSGGYSYTYFIPGPIGINLGMAHDPEKYYDNLSACSLCISCSDVCPVKVDLAEQIYKWRQDLDGLGKANTGKKIMSGGMKFLMERPALFNAALWAAPVINGLPRFMKYNDLDDWGKGRELPEFAKESFNEMWKKNKVQGKEETK
- a CDS encoding 7-carboxy-7-deazaguanine synthase QueE — its product is MRKINEIFYSLQGEGYYTGTPAIFIRFSGCNLKCSFCDTQHEEGTMMTDDEIIAEVKKYPAVTVVLTGGEPSLWIDATLIDRLHEAGKYVTVETNGTNPLPESVDWVTCSPKQGVELKINRIDEVKVVYEGQDISIFELLPAEHFFLQPCSCINTADTVDCVMRHPKWRLSLQTHKLIDIR
- a CDS encoding YbaN family protein encodes the protein MKTLCIILGSISLALGILGIFLPLLPTTPFLLLTAALYFKGSPRLYNWLLNHRHFGPYIRNFRENKAIPLRAKVISLVLMWGTMLYCIFFLIPLLWVKILLGLIAAGVTYHILSFKTLR